In Paludibacter propionicigenes WB4, the genomic window ATGGTTGCATAAATAGCTGTAATCATTTGGGTAGCATCAGTTTCATTCAGAGGAAAATTCGATGAATTTTTCTGTGTCAAGTTCTCTGTAGTCAAGAAATTATCACAACTTGAGAACAGAAAAGCCACTACTAGTAAATATATTAATTTTTTCATTTTATTATCTATTAAAATTTAATATTAGCACCTACTAAGAATGTTCTTGGACTTGGATAAAATCCTAAATCGATTCCTTTTACCCATGACTGGTCATTTCCATAACCAACTTCAGGATCCATTCCAGAGTACTTAGTGAAGGTATAAAGGTTTTGAACTGTAAAGTAGAGACGAGCTTGTTGAAGTGGTAATTTTTTGAAGAGGGTTTTGAAATCATAACCTATAGTTACGTTTTGAATTTTCAAATAATCGCCATTTTCAATATAGATGTCAGAGATATTCTGCCAGTTAGTATTTGACCCTGAAGTTAAGCGAGGTAATTTATTGGAAGTACCTTCACCTGTCCAACAACCAAAAATATCTGTTGTGAAGTTTTGATTCTTACTATCAGCAAATGAACGATATGATTTGGCAATTTGCTGACCGAATGCACCAGCACCAGCAACATTAAAGTCAAAGCCCTTATAGCTAAAATTAAGACCTAAACCTAAAGTATAATCAGGATTTGGATCGCCAATCATAGTTTTATCTTTATCATCTATTTTACCATCTCCATTAACATCTCTAAAGATAACATCTCCAGGTTGAGCTCCAGCTAACACACCTTTACCTGCTGCCTTATAAGCTGCTATTTCATCATAATTTTGGAAAACACCATCTGTTTTGTATCCATAAAAATAACCAATAGGATAACCTACCTGAGCGCGGTACATCTCTGCTGTTCCCTGACTTAAAACATCTGAAGCTCCATGGATGATACCTTCAGCATTTGCGATACGGGTTACATTGTTCTTATTGTTTGATATATTTACATTAACACCATAATTGAAATCTTTTCCAATTTTATCCCTCCAGTTCAGAGCCAACTCAATACCTTTGTTTTCAACATCACCACCATTAATATATGGGGCATTTAGACCGTAAGTAGAAAGAATAGGAGCTTGAACCAACCAGTTTTTAGTAGTCTTCTTATATAAGTCTAGAGCAACTCCTAAACGCGAATTAAAAAAGCGTGCATCAAAGCCTAAATCAGTCTGTTCAGATGTTTCCCAGGTCACATCAGGGTTCTTAAGAATATTCGCATACCCCCCTGTTGTTTGAGTAGATTTATCACCACCGAAGTAGTAACCATTAGTAACATCAAAAGAGAATGTTGTTAAATATTGGTAACCACTAATATTACAATTACCATTCTGTCCCCAACTTCCACGAAGTTTCAAGAAATCCATCCAATCCTTAGTAGATTCCATCCAAGGCTCACTGGTCATTACCCAACCAACAGATCCTGAAGGGAAATAACCCCATTGTTTGCCGGGAGCAAAGTTTGAGGAACCATCAGCACGCATTGTAAATGAAGCCATATACTTTTCATTATAGTCATAGTTTAAACGACCAAAGTAAGAAGATAAATCTCCTTCACCCCAAGGGCTACCACCTGCTGCTATTTGAGACAATGCAGTAGACTTAGTATTGTCAACATATGCATTTTTCCAAGAGCCCAAGAATAAAGAATTTTGTCCTGAAGAACTAACATTTTCACCTAATCCCCATTTTTCAGCAGATTGACCAACCATAACATCAAATGTATTGTCTTCTAATTTAAACTTATAAGACAATGTATTATCTATCGTCCAAGATGTACCTACACTTTCATTCTGGCTAACTGTTTCTGTTGAAACCTGAGTATCCGAGCTAAGATTTCTTATTCTGTCATACGACCGATAAGAAGAAGCACTCATTTTGTACCCAAATTGAGATTTGAAAATCAAATTCTTAATTGGTTGAATTTGCAAATAAGCAGTTGCTTGTAGATTATGATTTTTGGAAAGATTTAAGCCTTGACTCGAAAGAGCAGTATTTGCAATAGGGTTTCTTGCATTTGCATCAAAATTCCAGCCATCAGCAGCCTTCGATGCATAATCGTAATATCCACCAGCTGAATTATAAACCGGCAATAATGGATTAGCTGTTAACAAGCTGTGAATAGAGTTCCAATAGATATTACCAATAGAAACACCAGACTTAGTATTATAAGAATAGTTCAATGTTTCTCCGATTTTAATCGCATCAAAGTTATTCACTTTCAAAATTACATGATCAGAATTTATACGAGCTGTATAACGATCATAACTAGATGCAACAGGTTTTCCAAAAATACCGTCCTGAGAGGCATAAGAAAATCCTAAAGAGAATTTGGATAGTTCAGTACCACCAGTAAGGTTAATTGCATGATTCTGAACAGGAGCAGCTTTGTTATAGGATTCTTTCAGCCAGTTTGTGCCATTCCATGTTCCGTCCTGAATTGATTTATACAGAGCTGCAGGAAGCAAAGTAGACCAGCTATTTGCAGGATTACCCTCATTAAAATTTATCATGTCTTCAACAGCCATGTATTCTTTTGCATTCAGTAAAGCCGGCATTTTGTATGCGTATTGCGCACCATAATAAGCATCATAAGAAACTGAAGTCTTACCAGATTTTCCTTGTTTTGTTGCTACCAGGATTACTCCATTTGCTGCACGTGCACCATAAATAGCTGCTGAAGCCGCATCTTTCAAAACATCAATAGATTCGATATCTGATGGGTTTAAGTTGTTAATATTACCACCAGCTACACCATCTATAACATATAAAGGACCTGAAGAACCTACAGTCCCTAGACCACGAATATTTACTTTAAAACCTTCACCGGGTTGACCTGAGCTTTGTGTAATACTCACACCTGGACTCTGACTCTGTAAAGCAGTCAAAGCACTTGTTGTACTTAGCTTCTGAAGACTTTCACCACTTACCTGAACTGTCGCACCAGTAACAAGCTTCTTTCTCATGGTTCCGTAACCAATAGCTACAACCTCATTCAAAACTTGAGAGTCTGATTCAAGGCTTACATTAATTACATTACTTTTGACAGAAACTTCTTGTTTTTTCATTCCAATGTATGAAAAAATTAGTTTAGATCCTTGAGGAGCATTTAGGGTATACTTCCCATTGACATCGGTAATTGCTCCAGATGTAGTTCCCTTGACAAATACAGAAACGCCCACCATTGGACTTCCATCACTTGCATCTGAAACAACTCCCGAAACTGAAAGATTCTGCTGGGCAGAAACAAAGCATACTCCAAATAAGAGTAGCGCCATTAGAAAATTGATTTTTCTTTTCATGGAATTAGTTTTAATATTAAAAGGTTAATTATTGTTGGAATTGATGTATTCCGACTGTGCAAAAGTATAGTATAGGGAACGATAATAACTATATTATTTTAGCCTTATATGATACTTTTTCTACGAATGTTGCTGTTTGATGGCTGAATTATCAAAAACATCGATAAAACTTATACTTTTCTGACAAGTTCAAGATCGAGATAACGTTCATAAAACATGTTACAGAACATATTTTATTGCAAAACCAGAATAACACTTTTCTCCTAAACAGTCAGATTAACATCTAATATTCTTGATAATAACCCTGATTCAGCATCAAAAATTATTGAGTCGAAAAAGTATTTGTAGGTAATAGCATTTTTTAATTATTGAATAAACGAATTGTGGAGTTATACTCATTGAGTCATTGGCCCA contains:
- a CDS encoding SusC/RagA family TonB-linked outer membrane protein — translated: MKRKINFLMALLLFGVCFVSAQQNLSVSGVVSDASDGSPMVGVSVFVKGTTSGAITDVNGKYTLNAPQGSKLIFSYIGMKKQEVSVKSNVINVSLESDSQVLNEVVAIGYGTMRKKLVTGATVQVSGESLQKLSTTSALTALQSQSPGVSITQSSGQPGEGFKVNIRGLGTVGSSGPLYVIDGVAGGNINNLNPSDIESIDVLKDAASAAIYGARAANGVILVATKQGKSGKTSVSYDAYYGAQYAYKMPALLNAKEYMAVEDMINFNEGNPANSWSTLLPAALYKSIQDGTWNGTNWLKESYNKAAPVQNHAINLTGGTELSKFSLGFSYASQDGIFGKPVASSYDRYTARINSDHVILKVNNFDAIKIGETLNYSYNTKSGVSIGNIYWNSIHSLLTANPLLPVYNSAGGYYDYASKAADGWNFDANARNPIANTALSSQGLNLSKNHNLQATAYLQIQPIKNLIFKSQFGYKMSASSYRSYDRIRNLSSDTQVSTETVSQNESVGTSWTIDNTLSYKFKLEDNTFDVMVGQSAEKWGLGENVSSSGQNSLFLGSWKNAYVDNTKSTALSQIAAGGSPWGEGDLSSYFGRLNYDYNEKYMASFTMRADGSSNFAPGKQWGYFPSGSVGWVMTSEPWMESTKDWMDFLKLRGSWGQNGNCNISGYQYLTTFSFDVTNGYYFGGDKSTQTTGGYANILKNPDVTWETSEQTDLGFDARFFNSRLGVALDLYKKTTKNWLVQAPILSTYGLNAPYINGGDVENKGIELALNWRDKIGKDFNYGVNVNISNNKNNVTRIANAEGIIHGASDVLSQGTAEMYRAQVGYPIGYFYGYKTDGVFQNYDEIAAYKAAGKGVLAGAQPGDVIFRDVNGDGKIDDKDKTMIGDPNPDYTLGLGLNFSYKGFDFNVAGAGAFGQQIAKSYRSFADSKNQNFTTDIFGCWTGEGTSNKLPRLTSGSNTNWQNISDIYIENGDYLKIQNVTIGYDFKTLFKKLPLQQARLYFTVQNLYTFTKYSGMDPEVGYGNDQSWVKGIDLGFYPSPRTFLVGANIKF